The following proteins are encoded in a genomic region of Sorangiineae bacterium MSr12523:
- a CDS encoding alpha/beta hydrolase, with translation MKYHRLALALVFSVAALTHVPSAEAAPSTTRIKNIVLVHGAFVDGSGWRPVYDLLARDGYNVTVVQQPLSGLDEDVAATKRALDRQDGPSLLVAHSYGGAIITEAGNDARVAGLVYIAAHAPDEGETETGNGQRYPAAGRDAITKTPDGYTFIDPARYHAEFAADLPAAEAEFEARSQMFTAGKVFSTPIVDPAWKKKPSWYMVAQADRIISPDLERMYAARAHSYKVEIPGASHSVYRSHPWEVASLIELAARTAPSGG, from the coding sequence ATGAAATATCATCGTCTGGCACTCGCCCTGGTGTTCTCCGTCGCTGCACTGACCCACGTGCCCTCGGCAGAAGCTGCGCCGTCTACGACGCGCATCAAGAACATCGTCCTCGTGCACGGCGCGTTCGTCGATGGGTCGGGGTGGAGGCCCGTGTACGATCTCTTGGCTCGCGATGGGTACAACGTGACCGTGGTGCAGCAGCCGCTTTCCGGATTGGACGAAGACGTTGCGGCCACGAAGCGCGCGCTCGATCGACAGGACGGTCCGAGCCTCCTGGTGGCCCACAGCTACGGCGGCGCGATCATCACCGAGGCGGGCAACGATGCACGCGTCGCCGGCCTCGTGTACATCGCGGCGCACGCGCCCGACGAGGGTGAAACGGAGACGGGCAACGGCCAGCGCTATCCGGCCGCCGGGCGCGATGCGATCACGAAGACGCCCGATGGTTACACGTTCATCGATCCGGCGCGCTACCACGCGGAGTTCGCCGCCGATCTACCGGCCGCCGAGGCGGAGTTCGAGGCGCGCTCGCAAATGTTCACGGCGGGCAAGGTGTTCTCCACGCCCATCGTCGACCCGGCCTGGAAGAAGAAGCCGAGCTGGTACATGGTGGCGCAGGCCGACCGGATCATCAGCCCCGATCTCGAAAGGATGTATGCTGCACGCGCTCACAGCTACAAGGTGGAGATCCCCGGGGCGAGCCACTCCGTGTATCGCTCGCATCCTTGGGAGGTCGCCTCGTTGATCGAGCTGGCCGCGCGAACCGCACCGAGCGGTGGCTGA
- a CDS encoding class I SAM-dependent methyltransferase: MIEGKPSTTSTIVAFFRALNTLGVTRVRAFSDPFAVQLLPPSVGKIVHGAQWLLERREGLGQRWWVSSRGFIDTVALRSSAIDAAWAEAYELGVRQLVILGAGLDARAYRLDSLRGVRVFEIDHPATQQFKRARAASLQSPAESLRYVPVDFARDDLGGALRNAGLRTDERAFVIWEGVTMYLPHRATAETLANLSAIVPSGSRLAMTYLEPATRSDEPFVRRNLRRWILSRSGEPQLGLMHREHATQLLEAAHFRPLSDENRVEFAARFSDESPEETVNALGERLVVAERT, encoded by the coding sequence ATGATCGAAGGAAAACCGAGTACAACGTCCACCATCGTCGCGTTTTTTCGTGCGCTCAATACGCTGGGTGTCACGCGCGTTCGCGCGTTTTCCGATCCGTTCGCGGTGCAGTTGTTGCCACCCTCCGTGGGGAAAATCGTGCACGGTGCGCAATGGCTCCTCGAACGCCGGGAGGGTCTCGGGCAGCGATGGTGGGTATCCTCACGCGGCTTCATCGATACCGTTGCATTGCGCTCGAGCGCCATCGACGCCGCGTGGGCCGAAGCCTACGAGCTCGGGGTGCGGCAGTTGGTGATCCTCGGCGCGGGTCTCGACGCTCGGGCCTACCGGCTCGATTCGCTGCGGGGTGTGCGCGTTTTCGAGATCGATCACCCGGCCACGCAGCAGTTCAAACGCGCCCGCGCGGCGTCGCTGCAATCGCCGGCCGAGTCGCTCCGGTACGTGCCGGTGGACTTCGCGCGCGACGATCTGGGGGGCGCCCTTCGCAACGCCGGGCTGCGCACGGATGAACGCGCCTTCGTCATTTGGGAGGGTGTCACGATGTACCTGCCGCATCGGGCGACCGCGGAAACGCTGGCAAATCTTTCCGCGATCGTCCCGTCCGGAAGCCGATTGGCGATGACGTACCTCGAGCCCGCGACGCGAAGCGACGAACCATTCGTCCGCCGCAACCTGCGTCGCTGGATCTTGTCACGCAGCGGCGAGCCCCAGCTCGGCTTGATGCATCGGGAGCACGCGACCCAGCTTCTCGAGGCGGCGCATTTTCGCCCATTGAGCGACGAGAATCGCGTCGAATTCGCCGCACGCTTTTCCGACGAATCGCCCGAGGAGACCGTGAATGCCCTCGGCGAGCGCTTGGTCGTCGCCGAAAGGACGTGA
- a CDS encoding pentapeptide repeat-containing protein translates to MSKREKRPNQSPLEMLGQGAVAFNAWRIANPSTTIELARADLRGRDLDQVIFAGADLRGANFSGASLREAVFSGANLTGARFDGADLGGASFGLIEMIDSRIAFTPLGKRLLYGAELGGAVFTGAFLDDTSFRECRLEGVDFRGCDLTTLDLRRASLEDAMTDPASPSQAPNPEQEETWQREAGNGDATAMIKLGMRHEQGGDIAGAVRWYEAAAGKGDISAVGLLANIFEDAGDGVRAEEWYQMAADRRCAPAMHDYALFLLARGDRGRGEDMYRRAAEAGAAASMCNLGVLAEERGDVASAEQWFRQAFDTGYVRAAFYLARLAHGRDIHEARRWLRLAARGGDERAMFTLARLGAEMDDEMDVKYWGRRAANAGHPEAQQIFGGSDRIPPLRGITLG, encoded by the coding sequence ATGTCGAAGCGTGAGAAGCGGCCCAATCAGAGTCCACTGGAGATGCTCGGACAGGGGGCCGTGGCCTTCAACGCGTGGCGTATCGCGAATCCGTCCACCACGATCGAATTGGCTCGTGCCGACCTACGCGGGCGCGACCTGGACCAGGTCATTTTTGCCGGTGCCGATCTCCGTGGGGCGAATTTTTCCGGTGCATCGCTGCGCGAGGCCGTATTCTCCGGTGCGAACCTCACCGGCGCCCGATTCGATGGTGCAGACCTCGGCGGCGCGAGCTTCGGCCTCATCGAGATGATCGATTCGCGGATTGCGTTTACGCCGCTGGGCAAGCGATTGCTGTATGGCGCCGAACTTGGTGGCGCAGTGTTCACGGGCGCTTTTCTCGACGACACATCGTTCCGCGAATGCCGCCTCGAAGGGGTCGACTTTCGAGGATGCGATCTGACGACCCTCGATCTGCGCCGCGCAAGCCTGGAGGATGCGATGACCGATCCGGCCTCGCCGAGCCAAGCTCCGAATCCAGAGCAGGAAGAGACTTGGCAACGCGAGGCCGGCAACGGAGACGCGACGGCCATGATCAAGCTCGGCATGCGGCACGAGCAAGGTGGCGACATCGCGGGTGCGGTGCGATGGTACGAGGCGGCGGCTGGCAAAGGCGATATTTCCGCGGTAGGACTTCTTGCCAACATCTTCGAAGACGCGGGCGATGGGGTGCGGGCCGAGGAATGGTACCAAATGGCTGCGGACCGGCGCTGTGCTCCCGCCATGCACGACTATGCGCTTTTCCTCCTGGCTCGGGGCGATCGCGGGCGGGGAGAAGACATGTACCGCAGAGCGGCGGAGGCGGGAGCTGCCGCGTCGATGTGCAACCTCGGCGTCCTTGCCGAGGAGCGTGGCGACGTCGCATCGGCCGAGCAGTGGTTCCGACAAGCCTTCGATACCGGTTACGTCCGGGCGGCGTTTTACCTCGCTCGGTTGGCTCACGGGCGCGACATCCATGAAGCGCGACGCTGGTTGCGCCTTGCGGCCCGAGGCGGCGACGAGCGGGCCATGTTCACGCTGGCGAGGCTCGGGGCCGAAATGGACGACGAAATGGACGTCAAATATTGGGGTCGCCGGGCGGCCAACGCCGGTCACCCCGAGGCGCAGCAAATCTTCGGCGGCTCCGATCGGATTCCGCCACTGCGCGGCATCACCCTCGGCTGA
- a CDS encoding glycoside hydrolase family 5 protein → MKLPRVLLAALLGTRILMIAGAAEATQEGWVGPLSTRGRYIVDANGDRFKLKSGNWHGASGTWTGSGDINDPANHHAGEKADQIPLGLDRASLEEILDGFAELGINSIRLPFSNQMIHDTRPVQVLKNPGLSGKTPLQIYDAVVDRLTARGFAVILNNHTNTSRWCCGVDGNERWNTSQTVQQWQDDWVFMARRYKANKRVVGADLYNEVRRNVWDDPNWGLGDDHDWQQASQRVADRIQLEANPDLLIIVEGINWFGVPADGLPHGRPTLEPVRNLSHTLIDSGKLVYSAHFYGYTGPNHSGATGTGETHDPRYQDLSPQELRDVLYRQAFYVAAEAGTHFNAPVWISEFGVGGRDNSDPKSRDWFNRFVDYLVQTDTDFAYWPLVGFHTNRTGNGWALLHWDAAGNRMGLYDGDDWREPAWTRLIHAPSRSGQIPQVERWSMLNLDHADFQPSRAVRAMPDWNPGARKGACPDGQRVIGLSHTGNRGLCTGSWPSSGYAVVRDESYVETDWASGYTKVQCPADHFLVGYSVKGAAFDAGLCAKSPTPLGHDGRTVWFDRGDNRASGGGDFAQGHYKGQCAANEYIAGVAYTGRVGSSRTPDAILCRQ, encoded by the coding sequence ATGAAGCTTCCTCGCGTCTTGCTGGCAGCCTTGCTGGGAACGAGAATCCTGATGATCGCCGGCGCGGCCGAGGCCACCCAGGAGGGCTGGGTAGGTCCGCTGAGCACACGGGGGCGCTACATCGTCGATGCCAATGGCGACCGGTTCAAGTTGAAATCCGGCAATTGGCACGGCGCCAGCGGGACGTGGACCGGCTCGGGTGACATCAACGACCCCGCGAACCATCATGCGGGCGAAAAAGCCGACCAGATCCCGCTCGGCCTCGATCGGGCTTCGCTCGAAGAGATCCTCGATGGCTTTGCCGAATTGGGTATCAACAGCATTCGACTGCCCTTCTCCAACCAGATGATCCATGACACCCGTCCGGTGCAGGTCCTCAAGAACCCCGGCCTGAGCGGCAAAACCCCACTTCAGATCTACGACGCCGTCGTCGACCGCCTGACGGCACGCGGCTTTGCGGTCATTCTCAATAACCACACGAATACCTCCCGCTGGTGCTGCGGCGTCGATGGCAACGAGCGCTGGAATACCAGCCAAACGGTCCAGCAGTGGCAGGACGACTGGGTATTCATGGCCCGCCGCTACAAGGCGAACAAACGCGTGGTGGGCGCCGACCTTTACAACGAAGTTCGCCGCAACGTTTGGGACGACCCGAACTGGGGCCTGGGTGACGACCACGATTGGCAACAAGCGAGCCAGCGCGTCGCCGATCGGATCCAGCTCGAGGCCAATCCGGATCTGCTGATCATCGTCGAGGGCATCAACTGGTTCGGTGTCCCGGCCGACGGCCTGCCGCATGGCCGCCCCACCCTCGAGCCGGTTCGCAACCTTTCGCATACGCTGATTGACTCCGGGAAGCTCGTCTACTCGGCGCATTTCTACGGATACACCGGCCCCAATCACAGCGGCGCGACCGGTACGGGAGAGACCCACGATCCCCGCTACCAGGATCTGAGCCCGCAGGAACTTCGAGATGTCCTCTACCGGCAAGCCTTTTACGTCGCCGCCGAAGCCGGAACGCACTTCAACGCTCCGGTGTGGATCAGCGAATTTGGGGTCGGTGGTCGCGACAACAGCGATCCAAAGTCGCGCGACTGGTTCAATCGTTTCGTCGACTACCTCGTTCAGACCGATACGGATTTCGCCTATTGGCCACTCGTCGGATTTCACACCAATCGGACCGGCAATGGCTGGGCGCTGCTGCATTGGGACGCTGCGGGCAACCGAATGGGACTCTACGATGGCGATGACTGGCGCGAACCCGCCTGGACGCGGTTGATCCACGCGCCCAGCCGCTCCGGGCAGATCCCGCAGGTCGAACGCTGGTCCATGCTGAACCTCGACCATGCCGATTTCCAGCCATCACGGGCGGTCCGCGCCATGCCGGACTGGAACCCCGGTGCCCGCAAAGGTGCTTGCCCGGATGGTCAGCGCGTGATCGGATTGAGCCACACCGGCAACCGCGGGCTGTGCACCGGCTCATGGCCATCGTCGGGATATGCCGTGGTCCGTGATGAATCGTACGTGGAGACGGATTGGGCCTCGGGGTACACGAAGGTGCAATGCCCCGCGGACCATTTCCTGGTTGGCTACAGCGTCAAGGGCGCGGCTTTTGACGCGGGGTTGTGCGCCAAGTCGCCAACGCCCCTGGGCCATGATGGGCGGACGGTATGGTTCGACCGCGGCGACAATCGCGCATCGGGCGGCGGCGATTTCGCTCAAGGCCATTACAAAGGACAATGCGCCGCGAACGAATACATTGCCGGGGTGGCGTACACGGGCCGGGTGGGCTCGAGCCGGACACCGGACGCGATCCTCTGCCGGCAATGA
- a CDS encoding FAD-dependent oxidoreductase gives MIRTPSRREVLQFAWLAAGAAVFDGGCAASALHEHSPEKRRDTLILGAGIAGLAAAYELRRAGHDVSILEARTRVGGRLWTDRTWGGIPIDLGGSWIHGTEGNPLTALCNELGIRTMEFDPSTTQVTYSGSRRLAEDERVQMEKDLTRLEERVDGIDAKSNPGLSAEQAIDRALRELDLGRTRARYARQGMRANILQDDAGDPNEVALRAIQDGSEFGGEEAVFPGGYNQLTDRLAEGLDIHLDCVVTRIEHSDSGVRVVTNRGIFTANRALVTFPLGVLQRGRIAFAPELPARKLRAIQRLGVGVLDKVYLRFDRAFWDHAESIHQMDPIDEAWSVWTDMGPVTKAPVLLAFIGGAVARRIENMTDAAILAGAMGSLRTMYGARVPEPTATRITRWANDPFAFGSYSFDKVGSSPDDFHALAEPVGRRLLFAGEATEAENYQTVHGALMSGRREAQRILAERAG, from the coding sequence ATGATACGAACACCGAGCAGACGAGAGGTGCTGCAGTTCGCATGGCTTGCCGCAGGGGCCGCTGTTTTCGACGGAGGCTGCGCGGCAAGTGCACTGCACGAGCATTCTCCCGAAAAACGACGGGACACGCTGATTCTCGGCGCCGGGATAGCGGGACTTGCGGCCGCTTACGAGCTGCGGCGCGCGGGACACGACGTGAGCATTCTGGAGGCACGCACACGCGTCGGCGGCCGCCTTTGGACGGATCGCACATGGGGCGGTATCCCGATCGATTTGGGCGGCTCGTGGATTCACGGGACCGAGGGAAATCCGCTTACCGCCTTGTGCAATGAACTCGGTATTCGAACGATGGAGTTCGATCCGTCGACGACGCAGGTGACGTATTCGGGCTCGCGTCGTCTGGCCGAGGACGAACGCGTGCAAATGGAAAAGGATCTGACCCGTCTCGAGGAGCGCGTCGACGGCATCGATGCGAAATCCAATCCCGGGCTGTCCGCCGAGCAGGCGATCGACCGCGCCCTTCGCGAACTCGATTTGGGCAGAACCCGCGCGCGCTATGCGAGGCAGGGAATGCGTGCGAACATCCTGCAGGATGATGCGGGGGATCCGAACGAGGTTGCGCTCCGAGCGATACAAGATGGATCCGAGTTCGGCGGCGAAGAAGCCGTTTTCCCCGGCGGCTACAATCAGCTCACGGATCGCCTGGCGGAAGGTCTCGACATCCATCTCGATTGTGTGGTGACTCGAATCGAGCACTCCGACTCGGGCGTGCGCGTGGTCACCAATCGCGGAATATTCACGGCCAATCGTGCGCTGGTCACGTTTCCACTCGGCGTTCTCCAACGCGGCCGCATCGCCTTTGCGCCCGAGCTGCCCGCGCGCAAGCTGCGGGCGATCCAGCGGCTCGGCGTGGGCGTGCTCGACAAGGTCTACTTACGATTCGATCGCGCATTCTGGGATCATGCCGAGAGCATTCATCAGATGGACCCTATCGACGAGGCCTGGTCGGTATGGACCGACATGGGCCCCGTGACCAAGGCGCCCGTGCTGCTCGCATTCATCGGTGGCGCCGTCGCCCGACGGATCGAGAACATGACCGATGCGGCCATCCTCGCCGGGGCCATGGGCTCACTCCGCACGATGTATGGCGCGCGCGTGCCCGAGCCCACCGCCACTCGGATCACGCGTTGGGCGAACGATCCCTTCGCCTTCGGTTCCTACTCGTTCGACAAGGTCGGCTCGAGCCCCGACGATTTCCATGCGCTCGCCGAGCCGGTTGGACGTCGTCTGCTCTTTGCCGGTGAAGCGACCGAGGCGGAGAATTATCAAACCGTTCACGGCGCGCTCATGTCGGGTCGCCGCGAAGCGCAGCGTATCTTGGCAGAACGCGCCGGCTAG
- a CDS encoding sodium:solute symporter — translation MSAHQTGMQFDGVALAVFTVLFLLVAVMGFLASRWRRPADIMHLDEWGLGGRSFGTFIAWFLLGGDVFTAYTCIAVPALVFGVGALGFFAVPYAIVVWPIIFLFLPRLWSVSHRHGYVTTADFVEGRHGSRALTLAVALTGILATMPYIALQLVGIQVCLDAMGVGGGPDTPWIVREMPLFVAFALLAAYTYSAGLRAPAMIAFVKDSLIYLVVGVSIIYLPAKLGGWEHIFSAAGQKLAKTNPTTGKPFGGLLLSEKQLWPYCTLGFGSALALFIYPHSVTAVLSTKNRNVIRRNTALLPMYTILLGMIALLGLMALSSGITTGGNNSLSVPLLFKQNFPSWFTGVAFAAIGIGALVPAAIMSIAAANLFTRNVYRAFISPNATPAAETQVSKVASLLLKFGALVFVLALDKSFAIQFQLLGGIWIMQTFPALVFGLYTRWFHRRALFVGWLVGMVYGTATSYFVPAPGKPGTHFGGQIAEIPMLGHAGYIALTAFVLNVIVAVVLTLLFRSFKMEEGVDETSPSDYEADAGDPGVAQDLPTH, via the coding sequence GTGAGCGCGCATCAAACGGGCATGCAGTTCGACGGCGTGGCCCTGGCCGTCTTCACGGTGCTGTTCCTGCTCGTTGCGGTCATGGGCTTTCTCGCCTCCCGATGGCGCCGGCCTGCCGACATCATGCACCTCGACGAGTGGGGACTGGGCGGTCGTTCGTTCGGCACGTTCATCGCCTGGTTCCTTCTCGGCGGCGACGTGTTTACGGCGTACACATGCATTGCCGTGCCCGCCCTGGTCTTCGGTGTGGGGGCGCTCGGCTTCTTTGCCGTGCCCTACGCCATCGTGGTTTGGCCCATCATCTTTCTCTTTTTGCCCCGACTCTGGTCGGTCTCTCATCGTCACGGATACGTGACCACCGCGGATTTCGTGGAAGGCCGCCACGGCTCGCGCGCGCTCACGTTGGCCGTGGCGCTCACGGGCATCCTCGCAACCATGCCGTACATCGCGCTCCAGTTGGTCGGCATCCAGGTCTGTCTCGACGCCATGGGCGTCGGCGGCGGCCCGGACACGCCGTGGATCGTGCGCGAGATGCCGCTGTTCGTCGCCTTCGCCCTGCTCGCCGCGTACACGTACTCTGCGGGGTTGCGCGCGCCCGCAATGATTGCATTCGTGAAGGACAGCCTCATCTACTTGGTGGTCGGAGTATCCATTATTTATCTCCCGGCCAAACTCGGCGGATGGGAGCACATCTTCTCCGCAGCCGGGCAGAAGCTCGCAAAGACGAACCCCACCACGGGAAAGCCCTTTGGCGGGCTGCTCCTCTCGGAAAAGCAGCTATGGCCGTACTGCACACTTGGATTCGGCTCCGCGCTCGCGCTCTTCATTTATCCGCATTCGGTCACCGCCGTGCTCTCGACCAAGAATCGGAACGTGATCCGGCGCAACACCGCCCTCTTGCCGATGTACACGATCTTGCTCGGCATGATTGCCCTGCTCGGCCTGATGGCTTTGTCCTCGGGCATCACGACAGGGGGAAACAATTCGCTCTCGGTCCCGTTGCTCTTCAAACAGAATTTCCCCAGCTGGTTCACCGGGGTCGCATTTGCTGCCATCGGAATTGGGGCGCTGGTCCCCGCGGCGATCATGTCGATCGCGGCCGCAAACCTCTTCACGCGCAACGTTTACCGCGCGTTCATCAGCCCCAACGCCACGCCCGCGGCCGAGACGCAAGTCAGCAAAGTGGCCTCGCTTCTATTGAAGTTCGGTGCCCTCGTTTTCGTTCTCGCGTTGGATAAATCGTTTGCCATCCAGTTCCAATTGCTGGGCGGAATCTGGATCATGCAGACATTCCCCGCGCTGGTCTTCGGTCTCTACACCCGGTGGTTCCACCGCAGGGCGCTCTTCGTCGGTTGGCTCGTGGGTATGGTGTACGGCACGGCCACGAGCTATTTCGTTCCGGCACCCGGCAAACCGGGGACCCACTTCGGTGGCCAGATCGCCGAGATCCCCATGCTCGGCCACGCGGGCTACATTGCGCTCACGGCCTTCGTGCTCAATGTGATCGTCGCCGTCGTGCTCACGCTGCTCTTTCGCTCCTTCAAGATGGAAGAAGGCGTGGATGAAACATCGCCAAGCGACTACGAGGCCGATGCGGGCGATCCCGGAGTGGCCCAGGATCTTCCGACGCACTGA
- a CDS encoding DUF1993 domain-containing protein: protein MPLNPYDFSVAVFVRGLTNLKACLAKAEAHASANGLEPLALIHARLASDMYDLATQIHWAAEGAKLAIDRLMGTKAPPPPAIERTTFAELHEAIDAAIVYLKAVDPQVLERGLDATIEIPARSGTITFAGAQFLAQFALPNFFFHMTAAYAILRERGVPLTKNEFMGPMG from the coding sequence ATGCCTCTGAACCCGTATGATTTCTCTGTCGCCGTGTTCGTGCGCGGCCTCACCAACTTGAAGGCGTGTCTTGCCAAGGCCGAAGCGCATGCTTCCGCGAATGGTCTCGAGCCGCTCGCGCTCATTCATGCGCGGCTCGCGTCGGATATGTACGATCTGGCGACGCAAATTCACTGGGCGGCCGAAGGCGCGAAGCTCGCGATAGATCGCCTGATGGGCACGAAGGCGCCGCCGCCGCCGGCCATCGAGCGAACGACCTTTGCGGAGTTGCACGAAGCCATCGACGCGGCCATCGTCTATTTGAAGGCGGTCGATCCGCAGGTCCTCGAAAGGGGGCTCGATGCCACGATCGAGATCCCCGCCCGCAGCGGCACGATCACCTTCGCCGGCGCACAATTCCTCGCCCAGTTTGCCCTGCCGAACTTCTTTTTTCACATGACGGCGGCGTACGCCATCTTGCGAGAGCGAGGCGTGCCGCTCACGAAGAACGAATTCATGGGCCCAATGGGCTAG
- a CDS encoding DUF3311 domain-containing protein, which produces MTPRIRYMLAAPLLAAPIIALLMPGIYNRTEPTLAGFPFFYWYQLLWVALTMCTMSGAYFLVVPAQKTRGKK; this is translated from the coding sequence ATGACACCGCGAATCCGCTACATGCTCGCTGCCCCACTACTGGCCGCTCCAATCATCGCGCTGCTCATGCCGGGCATTTACAATCGGACCGAGCCGACACTCGCGGGGTTTCCGTTCTTCTATTGGTATCAACTGCTCTGGGTCGCGCTCACCATGTGCACGATGAGCGGCGCGTACTTTCTCGTGGTGCCCGCGCAAAAGACGAGGGGTAAAAAGTGA
- a CDS encoding 2-isopropylmalate synthase, with protein MNDKITILDTTLRDGEQSAGVNFTQSDKLEIARALEAMRIDVIEAGFPAASAAEFANVKAVAKDVRGAAICALSRAVAEDVDAAGEALKGAASPRIHIFLNASDMQLEHQLRKKREDVRALADAMVRRARNYVADVEFSAMDATRADPDFLAEIVRTAIAAGAGTINLPDTVGYVLPHQLHAMMVDLRSRVPELDGVCMSFHGQDDLGLSTANTIEAVRAGARQVELTVNGIGERAGNTALEEVVVALTLHGPSLGVRVDVDTTKISALSQLVAERSGMPVAPNKALVGRNAFRHASGIHQNGVIKKRETFEWIDPKMVGNTRGTEIVLGKLSGRAGFLARVHALGLKLTASKEEETFARFQELADRQRVVEDAEVRAICLQGA; from the coding sequence ATGAACGACAAGATCACGATACTGGATACGACATTGCGCGACGGTGAGCAGTCCGCCGGCGTCAACTTTACGCAATCCGACAAGCTGGAGATTGCGCGCGCGCTCGAGGCCATGCGCATCGACGTGATCGAAGCGGGATTTCCCGCGGCGAGCGCGGCCGAATTCGCCAATGTAAAGGCGGTGGCCAAAGATGTGCGCGGAGCCGCCATTTGCGCCCTTTCACGGGCCGTCGCGGAGGATGTCGATGCGGCGGGCGAGGCCTTGAAGGGCGCTGCGTCGCCGCGCATCCACATCTTTTTGAACGCGAGCGACATGCAGCTCGAGCATCAATTGCGAAAAAAGAGGGAAGACGTGCGGGCGCTCGCCGACGCCATGGTTCGGCGTGCGCGAAACTACGTGGCGGACGTCGAGTTCTCCGCGATGGATGCCACACGTGCCGATCCGGATTTTCTGGCCGAGATCGTCCGCACGGCCATTGCGGCTGGCGCGGGGACCATCAATCTTCCCGACACCGTCGGCTATGTGCTGCCTCACCAGCTTCACGCGATGATGGTCGATCTGCGGTCCCGCGTTCCCGAGCTCGACGGGGTCTGCATGAGTTTTCACGGCCAGGACGATTTGGGCCTCTCGACGGCGAATACGATCGAGGCCGTCCGCGCCGGCGCGCGCCAAGTGGAGCTCACCGTGAATGGCATTGGGGAGCGCGCGGGCAATACGGCCCTGGAAGAGGTGGTCGTGGCGTTGACGCTCCACGGACCCTCGCTGGGCGTGCGCGTGGACGTCGACACCACGAAGATCTCGGCGCTCTCGCAATTGGTTGCGGAACGGAGCGGCATGCCGGTGGCACCGAACAAAGCGCTCGTGGGCAGGAATGCGTTTCGCCACGCGTCGGGAATTCACCAAAACGGCGTGATCAAGAAGCGTGAGACGTTCGAATGGATTGATCCGAAGATGGTCGGCAACACGCGCGGAACCGAAATCGTGCTCGGAAAATTGTCGGGGCGAGCCGGATTTCTGGCGCGGGTGCACGCGCTCGGACTGAAGCTCACCGCGAGCAAGGAGGAAGAGACGTTCGCCCGCTTTCAAGAGCTCGCCGATCGACAGCGCGTGGTCGAGGACGCCGAGGTAAGGGCTATTTGCCTCCAGGGCGCCTGA